From a single Terriglobales bacterium genomic region:
- a CDS encoding 23S rRNA (pseudouridine(1915)-N(3))-methyltransferase RlmH yields MNLHIVWIGKTKEAAIRALTEEYLKRLGRYTPTEPHELADEEALRKLVEKSAARTRPTFVVLDEKGRQFTSQDFADLLRDQQQRGAQNLIFAVGPADGFSHNTRHAADLVVSFGKITLAHELARVVLLEQLYRGFTILHGHPYHRSD; encoded by the coding sequence GTGAACCTGCACATCGTCTGGATCGGGAAGACCAAGGAAGCGGCCATCCGCGCGCTGACCGAGGAGTACCTCAAGCGGCTGGGCCGATACACGCCCACCGAGCCGCACGAGCTGGCCGACGAAGAGGCGCTGCGCAAGCTGGTGGAGAAGTCTGCGGCGCGCACGCGGCCCACCTTTGTGGTGCTCGACGAAAAAGGGCGGCAGTTCACTTCCCAGGATTTCGCCGACCTGCTGCGTGACCAGCAGCAGCGCGGCGCGCAGAACCTGATCTTCGCCGTCGGCCCGGCCGACGGCTTCAGCCACAACACGCGCCATGCCGCCGACCTGGTGGTCTCGTTCGGCAAGATCACCCTGGCCCACGAACTGGCTCGCGTGGTCCTGCTCGAGCAACTGTACCGGGGATTTACAATCCTGCATGGGCATCCGTATCACAGAAGCGATTAG
- a CDS encoding serine hydrolase: MLTKTTCCFVMLVCVFPWAGAQSPESLSAPAAMQDGWTTATAESAGLSKAPLEAMERAIRAGEFKKITSVAVARNGKLVYEKYFDDAGMEGLRNTRSATKTITSMLVGIAVGKGLLTVEAPVMPFFKDQGPFQNPDPRKEKITVEDLMTMSSILECNDWNEYSRGNEERMYPIEDWVRFTLDLPVRGFSPGDTPKEQPYGRSFSYCTAGVFTLGQVVARAAKQPVDEFASRYLFTPLGIQQANWSFSPLGLAMTGGGLALRSRDLLKLGQLYLNGGQWNGERVVPEAWVRASIQPHARIDEQTEYGYLWWLKSFKSGEKSFPAYFMTGNGGNKVVVIPDLQMAVVLTSTNYNTRGMHEQTEKLLTDYILPAVQP; this comes from the coding sequence ATGCTGACCAAGACAACCTGCTGTTTCGTGATGCTGGTGTGTGTTTTCCCGTGGGCCGGCGCCCAGAGTCCCGAATCGCTTTCCGCTCCTGCGGCTATGCAGGACGGCTGGACGACGGCGACCGCCGAATCGGCAGGACTTTCCAAGGCACCGCTCGAGGCCATGGAGCGCGCCATCCGGGCGGGCGAGTTCAAGAAGATCACCAGCGTGGCGGTGGCGCGCAACGGGAAGCTGGTTTACGAAAAGTATTTCGACGACGCCGGTATGGAGGGCCTGCGCAACACGCGCTCGGCTACGAAGACCATCACCTCCATGCTGGTCGGGATTGCGGTGGGAAAGGGCCTGCTCACCGTGGAGGCGCCGGTGATGCCGTTCTTCAAGGACCAGGGTCCCTTTCAGAATCCCGACCCGCGCAAGGAAAAGATCACCGTCGAAGACCTGATGACCATGAGCTCCATCCTGGAATGCAACGACTGGAACGAATACTCCCGCGGGAACGAGGAGCGCATGTACCCCATCGAGGACTGGGTGCGGTTCACCCTCGACCTGCCGGTACGCGGGTTCTCACCCGGCGACACGCCCAAGGAGCAGCCCTACGGCCGCAGCTTCAGCTATTGCACGGCGGGCGTGTTCACGCTGGGCCAGGTGGTGGCCCGGGCCGCCAAGCAACCAGTGGACGAGTTCGCATCCCGTTACCTCTTCACCCCGCTCGGCATCCAGCAGGCAAATTGGTCCTTCTCTCCTCTTGGATTGGCGATGACCGGAGGAGGTCTTGCTCTGCGCAGCCGTGACCTGCTGAAGCTGGGTCAGCTCTATTTGAACGGCGGCCAGTGGAACGGCGAGCGCGTCGTGCCGGAAGCGTGGGTGAGGGCGTCCATACAGCCGCATGCGCGCATCGACGAGCAGACCGAATACGGCTACCTGTGGTGGCTGAAGTCATTCAAGTCGGGGGAGAAATCGTTTCCGGCTTACTTCATGACCGGCAACGGCGGCAACAAGGTGGTGGTCATCCCGGACCTGCAGATGGCCGTGGTCCTCACCAGCACCAACTACAACACCCGGGGCATGCACGAGCAGACGGAAAAACTGCTGACCGACTACATCCTCCCCGCTGTCCAGCCTTAG